The Pseudomonas sp. HOU2 DNA window CGATCTGGGCGGCGGCTTCGGCTTCCGCCGCGTTCGAGGCGCGCACGGTGCGCCAGACGTTGTAAGCCATCAGGAACATGCCGCTGGCGAAGAATGCACCGCCCAGGGCACGGACGATGTAGCCCGGGTGACTGGCCTGCAGCGCTTCGACGAACGAGTAGGTAAGGGTGCCGTCATCGTTGATTGCACGCCACATCAGGCCCTGAGTGATGCCGTTGACCCACATCGAGGCGATGTACAGCACGGTGCCGATGGTTGCGAGCCAGAAGTGCGCGTTGATCAGGCCGACACTGTGCATCTGCGCACGACCGAACAGTTTCGGGATCATGTGGTAGATCGCGCCGATCGAGATCATCGCCACCCAGCCCAGAGCGCCGGCGTGTACGTGGCCGATGGTCCAGTCGGTGTAGTGCGAGAGCGAGTTGACGGTCTTGATCGCCATCATCGGCCCTTCGAAGGTCGACATGCCGTAGAACGCCAGCGACACCACGAGGAAGCGCAGGATCGGGTCGGTGCGCAGCTTATGCCAGGCGCCCGAGAGGGTCATCATGCCGTTGATCATGCCGCCCCAGCTTGGCGCCAGCAGGATGATCGACATCGCCATGCCCAGCGATTGTGCCCAGTCCGGCAGTGCGGTGTAGTGCAGGTGGTGCGGGCCGGCCCAGATGTACAGGGTGATCAGTGCCCAGAAGTGCACGATCGACAGGCGATAGGAGTAGATCGGACGTTCGGCCTGTTTCGGCACGAAGTAGTACATCATCCCGAGGAAGCCGGTGGTCAGGAAGAAGCCCACGGCGTTGTGGCCGTACCACCACTGGATCATCGCGTCGGTTGCGCCCGAGTAGGCGGAATAGGACTTGAAGAAACTCACCGGCAGGGAGGCGTGGTTGACGATGTGCAGCATCGCGGTCACGACGATGAACGCGCCGTAGAACCAGTTACCGACATAGATGTGCTTGGTCTTGCGCTTGGTGATGGTGCCGAAGAACACCAGCCCGTAGGAGACCCAGACAATGGCCAGCAGAATGGCGAGCGGCCATTCCAGTTCGGCGTATTCCTTGGTGGTGGTGTAACCCAGCGGCAAGGTAATGATTGCGCCGACGATGACCGCCTGCCAGCCCCAGAAGGTGAAGGCGGCGAGGCTGTCGGAGATCAGTCGCGTCTGGCAGGTTCGCTGCACGACATAGTAGGAAGTGGCAAACAGTGCACAACCACCGAAGGCGAAAATCACCAGGTTTGTGTGCAACGGGCGCAGGCGTCCAAAGCTCGTCCACGGCAGACCGAAGTTCAACTCCGGCCAGACCAGTTGCGAGGCGATGAAGACACCGAGCCCCATGCCAAGGATCCCCCAGACCACCGTCATGATGGCGAACTGGCGGACTACCTTATAGTTATAAGCAGTCGGACTGATTGCTGTGCTCATTCTAAGGTTCCACGGTTTGGGTGTTTTATTAGGATTAAAATCGGCCGCAAGTATGCAGAGAGCAGGGGGTCATTGCAACGCGCCATGACCTGGGTCAATGCTTTCCAACGCTGATTCTGCGGCCTTTCCATACGCCGCGTAAGGACAAAAATGGCCTCGGACAAAATGTCGCAGCGGACGAAAGAAGCGAGGGGTTCAGGTCAGTTATAACGAGGTGTGTTCGAACGCAGTGATCGGGTGACGGACGGTCATTGGCGCGACAGCCGGTATCTACCGGGCTTTGCGCGCTGTCAGTCAGGCGATTTGTCGAACACATCGCTCAAGGTCGACCTGGAACCGGCACGGGCCAGTCCGCATCGAGCAAGCGTAGACCCGATTCGGGGGATTCGAAAGGAGAGGGTGTGACGGGGTGCGACAATGCGTCGCAAAGGGGCGGGATGCTGCCGCACCGAGAATGGTGCGGCAGAGGTGTACGCAATGCTTATTGCTTGTTGTCTTCAGTCATCAGTTTTTCTGTATTCAATCCGTGCGACAGGCTGTACACATAAGCGGCGAGCAATTGCACTTTATCGTTGCCCAACAACTCATTCTGCGCCGGCATGTGGCCCTGACGACCGTGGCGGATGGTCTGCTCAAGCTGCGTCAGACTCGTGCCATAAATAAATCCGGCCGGGTGCGTCAGATTCGGCGCACCCATGGCTTCAGTGCCGTGGCCGGTTGCCCCATGACAGGCTACGCAGGTGGTGCTGAACGCTTGCTGTCCGGCTTGCAGGTCAGCCTTGCTGTCGGCGGGCAGTGGCAGGCCGGCCAGTTCGTGACGCACATACGCCGCGACGTTCTTCACCCCGGCTTCACCGAGCACTTCGCCCCAGGCCGGCATCGCCGCCATCCGCCCACCCATGATGGTGGTCTTGATGGTTTCGGCGTCACCGCCCCAGCGCCAGTCCTTGTCGGCCAGGTTAGGGAAGCCGAACGCGCCCTTGGCGTCGGAGCCGTGGCACACCGAGCAGTTGGAGGCGAACAGCCGGCCACCCATTTTCAGCGCCTGCGGATCCTTCGCCACTTCTTCCACCGGCATGGCGGCGAATTTGGCGAAGATCGGCCCGAATTTGGCGTCGGCCTTGTTCATTTCCTTTTCCCATTCGTGCACGCCGGTCCAGCCGTCCTCGTAGCCGGGCAGGACGCCTTTCCAGTTGCCCAGGCCCGGATACAGGATCAGATAGCCCACGGAAAACACCAGCGTGCCGGCGAACAGCATGAACCACCACTGCGGCAGCGGGTTGTCGTACTCCTCGATGCCGTCGAAGCTGTGGCCCATGGTCTGGTCGACGCTGCCCTTGGTCTCGCCCCGGCGGGTGCCGATCAGCAGCCAGGTCAGGCCGATCAGGCTGCCGATGGTCAGTACGCAGATCCACGTACTCCAGAAGGTGGTCATGGCCGGGTACTCCTTGGTTCAGGTGCTTGGGTAATGTCGGGTTGCGGCTCGTCGGCAAACGGCAGCAGGCGCGCTTCGGCGAATTCCGGGGTGCGCTTGCGGTTGAACACCCAGATCGTCAGGCCGACGAAGGCGACGAACACCACGACGGTGCCGAGGCCGCGAATCAGCCCTGAGCTCATTTCAATGACCATCGTGCTCACCTCTTGCTCTTGATCGCAGTGCCGAGCACTTGCAGGTAGGAGACGAGGGCGTCCATTTCGGTCTTGCCCTTGAGGCTGGCGACCGCGCCGCTGATGTCATCGTCGGTGTACGGCACGCCGAGGGTGCGCATGGTCTTGAGCTTGGTTTCGGTGTGGCTGCTGTCGACCGCTTGCGTCACCAGCCACGGGTAGGCCGGCATTTTCGATTCAGGCACCACGTTGCGCGGGTTGTACAGGTGCGCGCGGTGCCAGTCGTCCGAGTAACGCGCGCCGACCCGTGCCAGGTCCGGCCCGGTACGCTTCGAGCCCCAGAGGAACGGGTGATCCCACACGCTCTCGCCGGCCACCGAGTAGTGCCCGTAACGTTCGGTTTCGGCGCGGAACGGACGGATCATCTGCGAGTGGCAACCGACGCAGCCTTCGCGGATGTAGATGTCGCGGCCTTCCAGTTGCAGCGCGGTGTAAGGCTTCATGCCTTCCACCGGTTTGTTGGTGACGTCCTGGAAGAACAGCGGGACGATCTGGGTCAGGCCGCCGATGCTCACGGCGAACACCATCAGCAGCATCAGCAGGCCGACGTTCTTTTCAATCGTTTCGTGTTTCATGGCGGACTCCTCAGGCCATCTGCGCGGCAGCAACGACGTCAGCAGGCTGCGAGGCCCGCACGGTGCGCCAAGTGTTGTAAGCCATCAGCAACATGCCGCTGAGGAAGATCGCCCCACCCACCAGACGCACGATGAAGCCTGGGTGGCTGGCCACCAGGGTTTCGACGAAGGAGTAGGTCAGCGTGCCGTCCTCGTTGACTGCGCGCCACATCAGGCCCTGGGCGATGCCGTTGACCCACATCGAGGCGATGTAGAGCACGGTGCCGATGGTCGCGAGCCAGAAATGCGCGTTGATCAGGCCGATGCTGTGCATCTGCTCTTTGCCGAAGACTTTCGGGATCATGTGGTACAGCGCGCCGATGGAAATCATCGCCACCCAGCCGAGCGCGCCGGCGTGAACGTGACCGATGGTCCAGTCGGTGTAGTGGGAGAGGGCGTTGACCGTCTTGATCGCCATCATCGGACCTTCGAAGGTCGACATGCCGTAAAACGCCAGCGAGACCACGAGGAAGCGCAGGATCGGGTCGCTGCGCAACTTATGCCAGGCGCCCGACAGGGTCATCATGCCGTTGATCATGCCGCCCCAACTCGGTGCCAGCAGAATCAGCGACATCACCATGCCCAGCGACTGCGCCCAGTCCGGCAGTGCGGTGTAGTGCAGGTGATGCGGGCCGGCCCAGATGTACAGGGTGATCAGCGCCCAGAAGTGCACGATCGACAGGCGATACGAATACACCGGACGTTCGGCCTGTTTCGGCACGAAGTAGTACATCATCCCGAGGAACCCGGCGGTGAGGAAAAAGCCTACGGCGTTGTGGCCGTACCACCATTGCACCATCGCGTCGGTTGCACCGGCATACACCGAGTAGGATTTGGTCAGGCTCACCGGCAACTCAAGGTTGTTGACGATGTGCAGAATCGCCACGGTGATGATGAACGCGCCGAAGAACCAGTTGCCGACGTAGATGTGCTTGGTCTTGCGCTGCATGATCGTGCCGAAGAACACGATGGCGTAGGCGACCCAGACGATGGTGATCAGGATGTCGATCGGCCATTCCAGTTCGGCGTATTCCTTGGAGCTGGTGTAACCCAGTGGCAGGCTGATCGCTGCCAGCAGGATCACCAGTTGCCAGCCCCAGAAGCAGAACGCGGCGATTTTCGGCGCAAACAATTGCGTCTGGCAGGTGCGTTGTACGGAGTAGAACGAACTGGCGAACAGCGCGCAGCCACCGAAGGCGAAGATCACCGCGTTGGTGTGCAGCGGGCGCAGACGGCCGAAACTGGTCCAGGGCAAATTGAAGTTGAGTTCCGGCCAGACCAATTGGGCCGCGAGAAAAACCCCGAGCCCCATGCCGACGATGCCCCACACCACCGTCATAATGGCGAATTGGCGGACCACCTTGTAGTTGTAGGCGGTACTGATAGAAGTGTTCATGGTTCCCCATCCACGGTTCAGCCGAAGTGAGCGCGCGCAGAAAACGCCGCGAATCCTTCGCCTGGAGTTATAGGCAGACTAAAAGCGAGGCAAGCATGGACAAACAGCACAAGGCCAGTATTGACGGGGATCAATGGGCGCAGTGCGTGCGGGATCGTGGGTGGCTTTGGGACGCCGCGTCGGGCGAGGCTTCGGCGACCCTGATCCTGGCGCATGGTGCGGGGGCGCCGATGGACAGCGACTGGATGAACGATATGGCTGGGCGCCTTGCTGCACTTGGGGTGAATGTGTTGCGGTTTGAGTTTCCTTATATGGCGCAGCGGCGTATCGACGGTGGCAAGCGTCCGCCTAATCCGGCGCCGAAACTGCTTCAGTGTTGGCGTGAAGTGTTCGCTGAAGTGCGACGTCATGTCGCTGGGATTTTGGCCATCGGTGGTAAGTCCATGGGCGGGCGGATGGCCAGTCTTTTGGCTGACGAATTGGGCGCCGATGCGCTTGTCTGTCTTGGATATCCGTTTTATGCGGTGGGGAAACCTGAGAAACCGCGGGTTGAGCATTTGGCTTCTCTGCGGACTCGGACGTTGATTGTTCAGGGGGAGCGGGATGCGCTTGGCAATCGGGACGCTGTCGAGGCTTACGATCTATCGCCGAGTATTGAGGTGTTTTGGCTGGCCTCTGGGGATCATGATTTGAAGCCGCTGAAGGTTTCCGGGTTTACGCATGAGCAGCATTTGGCGTCGGCTGCGGAGAAGGTTGCCGGGTTTCTTCGGTGAGGCTTTGTTTGGAGGCATATCCGTTGCTGCGGTCACGGCCACTTAGGGTTTCGCCCTTACGGCGACTCACTTTTTTTACAAACGCCTAAAAAAAGTAAGCAAAAAAACGCTTGCTCCTGCGTTCGGCCCGCTCGCTGGGGCTCGGGGTCCCTTCGCTCCGGGATCCATCCGGGCGCAGCGCCTACGGTTTGCTTCGCTGCACCTCCTCTCGCTGTGTTTGGCTGCGCCAAACGGTCGCTGCGCTCCCACGCCCGAATGAATCCCTCCACTCAGCCTTCCGATGTCGCCCGTGGATCAAGATCAAGAGCTGCAGCCGAGCTTGCGCTCATCCTGGAGTGGGGCGGCTGCGCCGCGGGTTTTGTGTAGGAGCTGCCGAAGGCTGCGATCTTTTGATCTTGATCTTGTGGGAGCTGGCCTGCCTGGCGGCCTACGACCCGACCATTCACTTACTGATGCACCCCATCCAACTGTAGGAGTGAGCCTGCTCGCGATGGCGCCCTGATACCTGACCAACATCCTGCAGACTGCATGCAATCCCTGTGGGAGCTGGCTTGCCAGCGATGACGGTCTGACAGCCGACCATTCCCTTACTGACGCACCCAGTCCAAATGTGGGAGCGAGCTTGCTCGCGAAAGCTGCCTGCCAGACACCATCAAAATATCAGGAAAAACCCGACACTCCCTGCGCATAAACGTAACCTCGCAAGCACGTTTAAAGTACACGAACCGTTACGCCATAACGGCTACAACGCCTTGCGCCGTTACCTACGCGTACGCCAGAATCCGCCGGCTTACACGGCTATGGGCCGGGCTATATCGTTTCCCTGTCACTGAAAATCAGTGATCGGGTTTGGTAGCCTGTCTGTAATAGCCGTATGGCAACACCTATGCAGTCCCTTTTTGGGACTCGGTTTTATGGTGGTCATGCGTGGGGCTCATTCGTGAGCGCCGGGTTCCTATTGCAGCCGGTCTACCAACCCGCGTATGGCCGCCACCCATCGTTTGGTAGCGTGGGTGATGGCTCCTTGAAATCTGCGATAGGAGTTACATCCATGTTCAAAGCCACACCCAACCCACCAATCACCGATCCAACCCCTCGCCACCCCGAGCTCGAGTCCCAAAAGACAAAAGACGCCGCCGACCGCGCACTCGACTATTACCTTGGTCCCGATATCCCGAAGTACTTCCCACCCAAGGCTCGCCCCATCTACATGGTCGATCCCACGCTCGATGACGAAACTCTGCTCGTCGAAGCCAGTGAATCACTGTCGTCAGCCAATGCCATGGCCGGCAATATCGCCAACTCGGTGAAAGGCCCCGAGCGCAAACCGCTGCTGGCGCTGCAACAGCTGATCATGTTGAACGAGCTGGTGGTCAATCGACTGCTGGATAAGCTGAAGTTATCTCAATAATTTTGCTGGCCGTTATGGCCTCTTCGCGAGCAAGCTCGCTCCCACATTGGTTCTGCGTACACAGGACTAAATGTGGGAGCGAGCTTGCTCGCGAATGCGGTCTGCCAGACACCATCAGTTTCAGACTGGCAACAAAAAGCCCGGACGCTTTCGCTGTCCGGGCTTCCAGGTCAAAAGATCGCAGCCTTCGGCAGCTCCTACAATAAACAGTGTAGGAGCTGCCGCAGGCTGCGATCTTTTGCTTTTAGCGGTTAAACCGCTCCACCAACGAATACTGCGTATTCGCCGTCTTGGTCAGCTCTTCACTCAGCAATGCCGAGTTATGCGCTTGCTCGGACGTCTGGTCCGCCAGTTCCGAAATGTTGCTGATGTTGCGGCTGATTTCCTCAGCCACCGCACTTTGCTCTTCGGTGGCGGCGGCGATCTGCGTGGTCATGTCGGTAATATTGGCCACCGCTTCGCTGATGCCCACCAGTGCCTGATCCGCCTCCAGCACTCGCGCCACACCTTCTTCCGCCTGGCGATGCCCGGCTTCCATGGTTTGCACGGCGCTGGACGCGGTCTGCTGCAGCTTGGCGATCAGAGCGTGGATCTGGCCGGTAGACTCGCTGGTGCGTTGCGCCAGTTGACGGACTTCGTCGGCGACCACGGCAAAACCACGGCCCATCTCGCCGGCACGTGCCGCTTCGATGGCGGCGTTGAGGGCGAGCAGGTTGGTCTGGTCGGCGATGCCTTTGATCACGTCGACCACGCCGCCGATTTCGTCGCTGTCCTTGGCCAGTTGGGTGACGGTCAGGCCGGTTTCACCGACCACCACCGACAGGCGCTGAATGGCTTCGCGGGTTTCCCCGGCGATATCTCGGCCACGACCGGTCAGGCGATTGGCTTCCTGGGTGGCGTCAGCGGTGCGCTGGACGTGGCTGGCCACTTCCTGGGTGGTGGCGGCCATCTGGTTGACGGCGGTGGCGACCTGTTCGGTTTCCACACGCTGACGTTCCAGACCGCTGGAGCTGTTGTGCGCCAGGGCGTCGGACTGTTTGGCCTGATCGGTCAGGTGTTCGGCGGTGTCCTGCAGGCGGGTCAGGCAGGTTTTCAGGCGCGCTTCCTGGCTGAGGATCGACATTTCCAGACGCGCCTGCGCGCCACGGCTGTCGGTGTACATCTGCGCGATCAGCGGGTCGGAAGTGGTCTGCTCGGCCAGACGCAGCAGGCGTTTGAGCCCACGTTGCTGCCATTGCAGGCCCATCAGGCCCAGCGGTACCGACAGGCCGGCAGCGAGGGCAAAGCCCCAGTGCGAGTTCAGGGTCGCGCCGATCACGAAGCTCAACTGGCTGACCAGAATGAACGGCAGCCAGTCCTGCAGCACCGGCAGCCATTTGTCGCTGGAAGGAATTGCCGACTTGCCTTGGTTGATGCGTTGGTAGAGCGCTTCGGCACGGCGGATCTGTTCGGCGGTGGGTTTGATCCGCACCGACTCGTAACCGACCACCTGATTGCCGTCGAACACCGGTGTCACGTAGGCGTTCACCCAGTAGTGGTCACCGGATTTGCAGCGATTCTTGACAATGCCCATCCATGGCAAGCCTTGTTTCAATGTGCCCCACATGTGCGAAAACACCGCAGCCGGCACGTCGGGGTGACGAACCAGGTTGTGCGGCGCACGGATCAGCTCTTCACGCGAAAACCCGCTGATTTCGACGAAAGCGTCGTTGCAGTAGGTGATCACGCCTTTGGCGTCGGTTGTGGAAATCAACCGCTGCTGAGCCGGGAAAGTCCGTTCGCGTTGTGTAATGGGCTGGTTGTTACGCATGGTTTTTCAATCCGCAAGGCTTTGAAAGGTTGTCGGCGTTGTCAGGAAATTATTGAAGATTTTTTTCAGATATATGTACGGCGTCGCAAAACCGCGCTTGCTTCAACCGGCCAGCATCGGATAGGTGAACAGCGCAAAATGCAGCAGGTTCAGCCCGAAGTGCGTGGCGATCGCCGCCGCCAGCCCGCCGAAACGGTAGGCCAGACCATAGCCGACCCCCGCCAGACCCGCCAGCAACACCCAATGCCATCCAGCGCCCAGATGCGCCAGGGCAAAGATCAGCGACGCCAGCAGCAGCGCGAGGTTGTCGCCGTGGGGCAGATGCTTGAACAGCCGGCTCAAGCCGCCCTGTATATAGCCACGAAACAGCGCCTCCTCGACCAGCGTCACCAGCAGCAGATTGTTCAGCAGCCACAGCCACGCCTGATCGGGCCACTTCGGCGCCCAGGCAATCATGCCGAACAGAAGCGCTCCACCCAGCGCCATTACGGCGCTCAACGTCAGCCCTAGGACGCTGGCGAACACCGTCAGACGCAGCGAGCGGGCCGCGACAATCCACGGGCAGGCGAGCAACAGCCAGAAGCCGATCAGGGGTTTGTCCAGATTCAGGTACATCGCGAACGGCACAGCGTCGTCGGTGAAACGCAGCGGGGCGATGGCCCGGCCGTTGGCGAATCCCGGCAACCAGTGCAGTGCCAGCGACAGCGCGAGGAAGATGAACACGGCATGCCCCAGCAGGCGCGCCACCGGCACCTGCTGTTGGCGCACGGCGAAACCGGTCACCAGCAACAATCCGAAGGAGATCAGCGCGAGCCAGCCGAGTTGGCCGAAACTCAACGCCAATCCATAACCGAGGCTGAGAAGTGCCAGATAGAGCCATGGCAACGCCTTCATCGAAAGTCCTTGTGCAGAATTTTGTGGAAGGGCTTTCTACACGGGTGAGGGCGTTGGGACAAGTAAAGCTGTGGCGGGAAACGGTGACACGCCGCAATCCTCTGTGTAGGAGCTGCCGCAGGCTGCGATCTTTTGATCTTGAAACGCCAAAGTCAAAAGATCGCAGCCTGCGGCAGCTCCTACAGGGTTTTATGTGTGGCTGAGGATCAGTGCAGGTTGAGTTTCGCGGCTGCGCGTTCGGTGATCTCCGAGCGCAGTTTCAGCGACGGCGCAGCACGCAGGCGGGCCTCGTCGACAATCGCGCTCGGTGCCGTATCAGGGCTGCCCGAATTGAACGGCGGCGCCGGCGCATATTCCAGTTGCAACTGAATCAACTGCGCCGCCTCGGCCCCCACCAGTTCGGCGGCCAGCACCAGCGCAAAATCGATCCCGGCGGTGATCCCGCCACCGGTAAACAGATTGCCGTCGCGCACCACCCGATCCTGCACCGCAATTGCGCCGAGTTTTGGCAGCAGTTCGTGATAGGCCCAGTGGGTGGTGGCGCGTTTGCCGCGAAGCAGTCCGGCTGCACCAAGCACCAGCGAGCCGGTACAAACCGACGTCACGTATTTGGCCTGCGCCGCCTGACGCTTGATGAACCCCAGCGTCTGCTCATCTTCCATCAGCGGCCCGACCCCGGCGCCGCCGGGCACGCAGATCACATCCAGATTCGGGCAGTCCTCGAAGGTGGTGGTCGGTTTCAGCAGCAGGCCGGTGCTGGCGGTGACCGGCACCAGATCTTTCCAGATCAGATGCACCTGCACGTCGGGCAGCGAGGCCAGCACGTCATAGGGACCGGTCAGGTCGAGTTGCTGCACCTGCGGAAACAACAGAAAACCGATCTGCAACGTCATGATTCTTTCTCCATTTGAGGGGTGGACGGCTTCACTGTAGGCGCGTAGGTTTTGGCGCATACGCCAATCAGCCCACGAATTACGCCAAATGCCGAAAACCATTCACGTACTCGCGTTTGCCAACGTACAAATCCTCGACGTTACCGGGCCGCTGCAAGTGTTTGCCTCGGCCAACGACATCGCCCGTCAGCGCGGCTTGCCCGTGCCTTATGCGCCTTCGGTGATTACCCGCGAGGGCGGGGCGGTGATGTCGTCCGCCGGGCTGGCGGTACTGGCCGAACCGTTGCCACAGCAGGCCAGCGATACCTTGATCATCGCCGGTGGCTGGGGCATTTACCTGGCGGCGGAAGATGTGCCGCTGGTGGATTGGGTGCGCGAGCATGCGGCGAAATGTCGACGCGTGGCCTCGGTCTGCACCGGCGCCTTCTTGTTGGCCGCCAGTGGCTGGCTCGACGGTCGCCGCGTGGTCACCCACTGGACACGCTGCGAGCAACTGGCGCAGCAGCACCCGAAGTTGCAGGTCGAAGCCAACCCGATCTTCATCAACGACGGCCCGGTCTGGACCTCGGCCGGCGTGACCGCCGGCATCGATCTGGCATTGGCGATGGTCGAGGAAGACCTGGGCCGCGACATCGCCCTCGACGTCGCCCGGCATCTGGTGGTGTTCCTCAAACGCCCCGGCGGGCAATCGCAATTCAGCGTGACCCTGGCCCTGCAGAATCAGGGCAATCGCTTTGATGAACTGCACGCCTGGATCGCCGAAAACCTCACCTGCGACCTCGGCGTCCCGACCTTGGCCGAACAGGCCGGCATGAGCGAACGCAGCTTCATCCGCCACTACCGCGCCGACACCGGCCAGACCCCGGCCCGCGCCATCGAGCTGATCCGCGTCGAAACCGCGCGGCGTCTGCTCAGTGATACCGGGTTGCCGGTGAAACGGATTGCGGCCAACTGCGGGTTTGGCAGTGAAGAGACGTTGCGCCGCAGTTTTTTGCGCGCGATCGGGGTGACGCCGCAGGCGTATCGGGAGCGGTTTTCGGTCAGTGCTGGAGCAGATCCAGTAATGCCTTGAGGGTTTGCTGCGGTGCTTCTTCGGGAATGTTGTGACCGACATCGGGCAGCACGCGCCTTTCGTAGGGGCCGGTGAAATGTGCAATGTCTTCATCTGATTCCGGCGCCGGGCCAACCCCGTCATCGGCACCGCACAGGGAGATCGTCGGCACGCTGATCGGCGGTTGTTTGATCAACGCGTCTTCCATCCATTGCAGCGCCGGATCGCCTGCGGCGTACATGAAGCGATGGCGGTAAGAATGAATCACCACGTCAACGAAGTCCGGGTTGTCGAAGGCCGGAGCGCTCAGCGGATAACGTTCGGCGTTACGTGCCCAGGTCGGTGACCACAATTTCCACAGCAGTTCACAGAACGCCTGCCGATTTTGCGTCAGGCCTGCGACGCCGCGTGGCGTGTGGAAATAGTACTGGTACCAATAACGATGCTCGGTCTCGGGATCCAGTGGCCGGGTCGAATTGGCGATGTCCTGCACGTTATAACCATCCCCCGTCACCAACCCGCGCACCCGCTCGGGAAACAACGCCGCAACGATGCAAGCTGCCCGACCGCCCCAGTCGTAACCGCAAAGCGTGGCTTGTTCGATACCCAGTGCATCCATCAACTCCAGCAAATCCTGGGCGAGGGCTGCTTGCTGGCCAGAACGCAGCGTGTCCGGGCTATTGAAACGGGTCGGGCCGTAACCGCGCAGATACGGCACGATCACCCGATAACCCTCGGCGGCAAGCACCGGGGCGATTTCGTCGTACGCCCGGGGCGAGTAGGGGAAGCCATGCAGCAATATGACTGCGTCGCCGTTGGACGGGCCGTGCTGTTCAAAGGCAACGGTCAGGTTCGGTGTCAATACGCATTGAATGTCAGACACGGCAGACTCCACGGCAATGGGCGTCAGGCAACACTAGACCATTCCTTGGTGGCGAGGGAGCTTGCTCCCGCAGGCCTGCGCAGCGGGTCCATTGAAGTATGGGGTCGCTTCGCAACCCGGCGGG harbors:
- a CDS encoding PAS domain-containing methyl-accepting chemotaxis protein, which translates into the protein MRNNQPITQRERTFPAQQRLISTTDAKGVITYCNDAFVEISGFSREELIRAPHNLVRHPDVPAAVFSHMWGTLKQGLPWMGIVKNRCKSGDHYWVNAYVTPVFDGNQVVGYESVRIKPTAEQIRRAEALYQRINQGKSAIPSSDKWLPVLQDWLPFILVSQLSFVIGATLNSHWGFALAAGLSVPLGLMGLQWQQRGLKRLLRLAEQTTSDPLIAQMYTDSRGAQARLEMSILSQEARLKTCLTRLQDTAEHLTDQAKQSDALAHNSSSGLERQRVETEQVATAVNQMAATTQEVASHVQRTADATQEANRLTGRGRDIAGETREAIQRLSVVVGETGLTVTQLAKDSDEIGGVVDVIKGIADQTNLLALNAAIEAARAGEMGRGFAVVADEVRQLAQRTSESTGQIHALIAKLQQTASSAVQTMEAGHRQAEEGVARVLEADQALVGISEAVANITDMTTQIAAATEEQSAVAEEISRNISNISELADQTSEQAHNSALLSEELTKTANTQYSLVERFNR
- a CDS encoding type II CAAX endopeptidase family protein, which translates into the protein MKALPWLYLALLSLGYGLALSFGQLGWLALISFGLLLVTGFAVRQQQVPVARLLGHAVFIFLALSLALHWLPGFANGRAIAPLRFTDDAVPFAMYLNLDKPLIGFWLLLACPWIVAARSLRLTVFASVLGLTLSAVMALGGALLFGMIAWAPKWPDQAWLWLLNNLLLVTLVEEALFRGYIQGGLSRLFKHLPHGDNLALLLASLIFALAHLGAGWHWVLLAGLAGVGYGLAYRFGGLAAAIATHFGLNLLHFALFTYPMLAG
- a CDS encoding cbb3-type cytochrome c oxidase subunit 3: MVIEMSSGLIRGLGTVVVFVAFVGLTIWVFNRKRTPEFAEARLLPFADEPQPDITQAPEPRSTRP
- the ccoN gene encoding cytochrome-c oxidase, cbb3-type subunit I, translated to MSTAISPTAYNYKVVRQFAIMTVVWGILGMGLGVFIASQLVWPELNFGLPWTSFGRLRPLHTNLVIFAFGGCALFATSYYVVQRTCQTRLISDSLAAFTFWGWQAVIVGAIITLPLGYTTTKEYAELEWPLAILLAIVWVSYGLVFFGTITKRKTKHIYVGNWFYGAFIVVTAMLHIVNHASLPVSFFKSYSAYSGATDAMIQWWYGHNAVGFFLTTGFLGMMYYFVPKQAERPIYSYRLSIVHFWALITLYIWAGPHHLHYTALPDWAQSLGMAMSIILLAPSWGGMINGMMTLSGAWHKLRTDPILRFLVVSLAFYGMSTFEGPMMAIKTVNSLSHYTDWTIGHVHAGALGWVAMISIGAIYHMIPKLFGRAQMHSVGLINAHFWLATIGTVLYIASMWVNGITQGLMWRAINDDGTLTYSFVEALQASHPGYIVRALGGAFFASGMFLMAYNVWRTVRASNAAEAEAAAQIAVVGAH
- the ccoO gene encoding cytochrome-c oxidase, cbb3-type subunit II; the encoded protein is MKHETIEKNVGLLMLLMVFAVSIGGLTQIVPLFFQDVTNKPVEGMKPYTALQLEGRDIYIREGCVGCHSQMIRPFRAETERYGHYSVAGESVWDHPFLWGSKRTGPDLARVGARYSDDWHRAHLYNPRNVVPESKMPAYPWLVTQAVDSSHTETKLKTMRTLGVPYTDDDISGAVASLKGKTEMDALVSYLQVLGTAIKSKR
- a CDS encoding alpha/beta family hydrolase, producing MDKQHKASIDGDQWAQCVRDRGWLWDAASGEASATLILAHGAGAPMDSDWMNDMAGRLAALGVNVLRFEFPYMAQRRIDGGKRPPNPAPKLLQCWREVFAEVRRHVAGILAIGGKSMGGRMASLLADELGADALVCLGYPFYAVGKPEKPRVEHLASLRTRTLIVQGERDALGNRDAVEAYDLSPSIEVFWLASGDHDLKPLKVSGFTHEQHLASAAEKVAGFLR
- the ccoP gene encoding cytochrome-c oxidase, cbb3-type subunit III gives rise to the protein MTTFWSTWICVLTIGSLIGLTWLLIGTRRGETKGSVDQTMGHSFDGIEEYDNPLPQWWFMLFAGTLVFSVGYLILYPGLGNWKGVLPGYEDGWTGVHEWEKEMNKADAKFGPIFAKFAAMPVEEVAKDPQALKMGGRLFASNCSVCHGSDAKGAFGFPNLADKDWRWGGDAETIKTTIMGGRMAAMPAWGEVLGEAGVKNVAAYVRHELAGLPLPADSKADLQAGQQAFSTTCVACHGATGHGTEAMGAPNLTHPAGFIYGTSLTQLEQTIRHGRQGHMPAQNELLGNDKVQLLAAYVYSLSHGLNTEKLMTEDNKQ
- the ccoN gene encoding cytochrome-c oxidase, cbb3-type subunit I, translating into MNTSISTAYNYKVVRQFAIMTVVWGIVGMGLGVFLAAQLVWPELNFNLPWTSFGRLRPLHTNAVIFAFGGCALFASSFYSVQRTCQTQLFAPKIAAFCFWGWQLVILLAAISLPLGYTSSKEYAELEWPIDILITIVWVAYAIVFFGTIMQRKTKHIYVGNWFFGAFIITVAILHIVNNLELPVSLTKSYSVYAGATDAMVQWWYGHNAVGFFLTAGFLGMMYYFVPKQAERPVYSYRLSIVHFWALITLYIWAGPHHLHYTALPDWAQSLGMVMSLILLAPSWGGMINGMMTLSGAWHKLRSDPILRFLVVSLAFYGMSTFEGPMMAIKTVNALSHYTDWTIGHVHAGALGWVAMISIGALYHMIPKVFGKEQMHSIGLINAHFWLATIGTVLYIASMWVNGIAQGLMWRAVNEDGTLTYSFVETLVASHPGFIVRLVGGAIFLSGMLLMAYNTWRTVRASQPADVVAAAQMA